Below is a genomic region from Astatotilapia calliptera chromosome 13, fAstCal1.2, whole genome shotgun sequence.
AGGTAGATATGTTTAGTTGTCAGGTGGACTCACTAGCTTCATAAAATTCTTTCTCTAAGATTTACACCTTAAGGGGAAGAGAGCATCATCCACAGGGAGCTTTTCTACATGACTATCAAGATTTTAAATTGCTAGAGGCTCTCCCGCTCTGATCTTGAGCAAACTGAGTGAATGCACTTGTTTTGCAGGTCTGCCATCTTGTCAGCCCACAGAGTAGGCATACCTACTATATGAAAATATAGCATAAAACCTCAAttatatgaaaaatgtaaacaaataaagCTCAAAATTATGTTTTGATGAACGATGAAATTACATCTTAGGATCCTTTCCTGTCCATCAGTGATTAAATGATGAAGAAGTAGAAGATGCTAATTATTGATGATATGATTATGAAAGTGTACACTGTGCCAAAAACACCCCGTAAAGCTTTTACAAGCAGCTGCTGCTCAAGAACTGCCCATCCAAGGCCTCCCTGCTGTTAAACTTACGCTGCCACCATAAGAGCGCGAAAAGACAATTAAAATCACGATTTACGAGATctgcaaaaatatttatattcagtAAACAAAAGCAGAGGAATAAATAACATTTGATTCCCTAGAAAAAAGCTAGATAAATAtaactgtttatttcttttagacagaacagtcagacCATAGCTGTCTGCAGCAGTTTGCTCAGCCTTGGATGcagaaaccaaacaaatgtTTTGTGGACAAATCACAGCTGACATGAAGCTTGACATCCTGATCTGTTTCAGTCTGGCTTTAACAACATCATCTATGTGGTGCATCAGCTTACCAGAACAGTTTGCATGTCATTTGATTTGGACTCTGTCTGGCACATGAGCATTTCCTTAACAAACATCTTTCCTCCACCCTATACTAttcagtttgggtttttttactaTTTAGAGTGAATAGATAAAGAATGGTGTCCGAGCCTGTTgtaagagagaaagacaaaaacaatctCTTCCATCCATTAAGTTTCTCCATAAGATATTGTGTAAAATGACAAATACAGTATattaattatgtattttttgaATTATAAatttgtgcagttaataaaaattCCACTACTTGAAATATGTGTGTAATGGTTTAAAAGAAAGATTCCTCAGTTTAATCCTGGGAAGGAGGCACAAATTCTTTTGTGGTTGCATCAGGATGGGCATGTGGTGTAAAAGATGGTCATTAGAGTTTACAAGAATTGATTTCATACTGTGCAGTTCAAAGAAAGGTTCCAGTCTTTCATATAGAACAAGTGAATCAGTCATTTGGGAAACAGCTAAAGGGTTATGATGCTGTTACAACCTTTGAGACAACAGCATAAAAAAGTCAGAAATGCAGTGAAACACCAGGTGGACAACTCAGGAGGATAAGAAATAAGTTGGTCAAACAATATGCAAAACCTTTTGGCAGTATTTGAGCCAAAAgcacaacagacagacagacagatagatagatagatagatagatagatagatagatagatagatagatagatagatagatagatagatagatagatagatagatagatagatagatagatagatagatagatagatagatagatagatagatagatagatagatagctaGCCCTCAATAACCTTTTGGAAACACTGCTTTTGACACTAATGCAGAATCCTGTAAGTGTTGCATTCACACTCTTTGTCTTATATACGGTATGTTGTACATCAAAAGCCACCAGACATACATGCTTTGCACTATTTCAGGAATGTCAAACTTAATGTCCGGTGTCCAAATTTGGCCTGGCAAAGACTCTAATCTGGCCCACTGGAaggctttaaaaatgttgtaaaatTTTGTAAAAATAATCAAGCTTTATAGCCTAATGAAAAAGACCTCCACCACAGCCATTCATACTACAGTAAAGTAATGAACAAATATATGAACAATTAAGGAACTGACAAAATCCCTGTTTTTTCACtactatagaaaaaaaacatgttctgttttatatttactaGACAATCTGAACAACAAGCTACTAGAACGTTTTCTGTaattttgtacatttatttCTTCTAATTTCTTACCATGTCATGCTGACAGATTCATTtaatacagcagcatttcttagTCATGTAGGAAAATAAGACATATggttgaaattgcacttctttttcttatattaagatatCTCAAATGTGTATTTAGACTTCtttacacagagagaaagaagagtttCACTGGTGTGGCCCACTAAAGGtgaaagtgggctgtatgtggccccgCAATGTaacatgagtttgacatccctgctctATTTGACATGATTATGGATGTATTCCCAGTGTTCACCCACTGGTGGGTCTTTTTCTCACTGGAAACACAACTGAGCCACAGCAGCGTTTGCGCCAGCTGTTCTTGAACTGGCAGACCGAGTAGAGGATGGGATTGAGCGCTGAATTTGCCAGAGTGAACGTCACCACCCAGAAGAACATGGTGGAAGAGACATATATGTGACCCTGTATGTTGTGGGCCAGTATGACGAAGAAGATAATGAAAATAGGGCTCCACATGACTAAGAAGGAAAGCATCAAGACCAGCATAGTACGGAACAGCTTCATATCCTGGCAGGAGATGTAGTAGTGAGGAGAGTCTCCATTGGGTTGCTGACGGTCTCTGGGTCGGAGCCTTAACCTGCAATTTTTAGCAATCTGGAACAGAAATACAATATTTGATACAATGCAAACACCTGTGGTTACAGAGACATGATGAAACCATTTACACACCCTGATTGAGCTGTATATGGATTTACACATGAAGCATggaaacagttttatttgtctcaTCCATAAAGTCTACTGAGCGCTAAAATCAATTTGCAGCTGGTCACCATGttcttctgttctctgtgtCACACTCATGGATACATTGGCATAACTGGTTGCCCAGTTTAGTGTTAACAGTTGATAGCGGAGAGCACTGAACGTACACACAAAGGTAATAATTAGTAAGCGcacatttccccccccccacgGGGACAGAGAAATGTCTAAGAAATCAGGATATCCATGCATTAATTCAAGGAAGAATGcttatttaattaataatataaGTATAATGACAGCtggaaaaagaaactgaagtgGCCAAAAACATTTTTCGTTTAAAAATTAAGTTAACTCATGTATATTTCTGTCTTCATGTAAGAAACTTGTAAATTGAGAAAACGGTAAATTCAGAGCTGGATTTTTATAATTTGTGTTAGAAGCATAAAAACAGACAACAGCTGATCTGTCCTTCTCCTCGCTGCCTGCCATCTTTAGCAAAGACAGCATTAACCCACCTGCAATATTTTGCTGTAACTAACCAGAATGATGAGTCCTGGGAGAAGGAAGCTCAGGGCAGTGAAGACTACGTTCCACACAATCTCCCCTGCTGGGTCAGGCCACTTGAGAGTACAGATGTGACCGTGTTCCTGCGGAGATAATAACAAACATAGGCATAGCTCTATTGTAgaaatatttcctcttttttaaattcatccaTACCAGCTTTGGGAAATCCACTTCCATCACAGTGAAGAACAGACTGAGGGGGAGGGAGGTGAGTGCAGAGAAAGCCCAGATGAAGACGAGGGTCACAGTCACCATCCTGGGAGCCAGACTTGGCACAGTCTGCAGCCAGAGAATAGCCTGGACTCTCTCCACACTGATCGTGGCCAAGGTTGTGATGGTGACACAGCCACTCATACAGATGACATAGAGCAATGTGTGGCAGGCTGCATACCCCAGCTCCCAGGACACGGTCCAACGCACTGTCACAATCAGCGGGATCATGCTGACGAACAGCAGATCAGCCACGAACAAGTTGAGCGTCAGGATGGTCTTATTGGCAAGCAGCCTGCGTCCACAGGTTACCAGGACTGCAGCTCCTGCATTTGCAGCTACCGAGACCAGAAAGACTGCACTGATAGCTGCGGTTTCCATTATAGTGGTAGCAACCTGATTTGAGTGGTGCAGctcagagaagaaagaaaaaaaagtcaagtttCTCAAGTGAAGGGAATGAATGTGAAGGTCTGTATCCATGCAGGCTGAAAAGGTACTAAATGTGAAATGCACACACTGCTCACTCctgcagacaaacagaaaaatgaatgtTGACAGATGCTGATAAGAAGTAAAAGGGAGGAGAAAGGGTGGAGACTAGACTTTCTGATGCTGTTTGCTCTGCAATGCTTAAAAGGAAGTCTTTGCATTTTcactttaagtgatgacgtgatgatGTGCTTACTCACATTTggacataaaaacatgaatttggTTTGTTGTTTACCTAATAAATAACATATCGTTTTTAgctttaaactattttttgatAAATTTCTAAAatatgtgttttcttgtttttaatgacAAGTAGTCTGAGAAATTTGTTAAGTGCTGCACTTTGgaaatatttctaaattgattttattttgctcttttcattgcCTTCTGT
It encodes:
- the LOC113035389 gene encoding free fatty acid receptor 4, with the translated sequence MDTDLHIHSLHLRNLTFFSFFSELHHSNQVATTIMETAAISAVFLVSVAANAGAAVLVTCGRRLLANKTILTLNLFVADLLFVSMIPLIVTVRWTVSWELGYAACHTLLYVICMSGCVTITTLATISVERVQAILWLQTVPSLAPRMVTVTLVFIWAFSALTSLPLSLFFTVMEVDFPKLEHGHICTLKWPDPAGEIVWNVVFTALSFLLPGLIILVSYSKILQIAKNCRLRLRPRDRQQPNGDSPHYYISCQDMKLFRTMLVLMLSFLVMWSPIFIIFFVILAHNIQGHIYVSSTMFFWVVTFTLANSALNPILYSVCQFKNSWRKRCCGSVVFPVRKRPTSG